The sequence AGTAGGCCTCATATTATCAGAAGTAAGCTAACAAAAATAAAGCCCCCTAACAGAAATACATTCCAAGTCTAGCTTTTGAGTGATCAATGCTTAGATATACCTACGTTAGAGCTAAAAGCGATGCTTTTTTGCTGATAAGACTTTTCACTGGCATTTTTTATTCCATCTTCTGTTAACTTGTCCGATAGCTAGACAgataaaagaaagtaaattttaGAAGTCATACCCTTGTAGGTATAAAAAGCAGTCTAATTGTATTAGAAATTTACTTGTAGAGACACAAATCAAGTTTGATCTAACCAGTCAAACTAAAATAACATAGtacttttgttaaatttttcCCATAACAAAATTGATTCAATGATTTAAGACACTATTCTCCATAAAGCAGTATTGTATGTATCTCTCTGATATTAATTCAAGTAACTGTGAAAAATCATACCAAAAAATACCTAGCTTCAAAAGAACTAAGACATTTGCCCATCCAGTTGGGTACCTAAGCACCTGAAAAATCCACTCTTCTTTGTTCACCACTAATGCTTAGGCAAACCCACATCTGGGTCTACATGATAGGAGATAACCCATCCTTCCTATGTTAACTGAATGTATCAATCCCTAATTATCTTAAACCTTTAAAGCTATGCATTTTATGCTGCACATTTCTGGAGAATTATAATAAACTTATCTGCAAATGAAGCAGGCCTCTTCTTCTGTAATCTCTCAAAATATCTGgaatatattgcatatattatGAAAGGGACATCTGTATCAGACGCCCCACCATTACAAAGtacactttcatttaaaaattgtctttagtATCTTATCCAAATAGTGCTTGTCCCAAATTCTAGCATGCATCGGAATCTACCAACAAAAAACTAAACTTTCGGTGTGTCCACATAGACTTCAAATTAGTTTAACCTCTGATGCTTTTGCGCATGTATCAATTACCAACAGACTTTCTTCATCAATGTCTGGAGACCACATTCATGATTTCTATAAGACAGAAATAAAGCAGATAAACTATACTGTATGTTGAGTACAGAATCTGTGGGAACATAACCCTGCAAATGAAAATTACAGATACTCTGTAAAAAACTAGCTAGAAAAACTTGGTAACTACACAGAAATCACCAAAGTACCAGCTACAATTATGGAAGTAATCAGGATTATGTCAACTGAAAATAAAGGTCATTAGTCTCCCACTTTCATGGGAAAGACCCTATCTAATATTGTCAGgtctgttattttaaattatatctagCTAGCCATTCCAAGAAACAGTCTagggtaaatgaaataaaaatggataatcaGCTCTTTCTGGTAAGTAGTCTTCTgaagatcttatttattttaatactaaGTTTAAAGATGAAGTTTGAAGATtactagttttaaaataaacttaaaatacttACCTCAGACTTTGCACCATTATTCAGTACAGCTGTTTCCTGGTTTCTTTCTTTAGAAACAGGAACACTTCTGAGACTAGCTGGCAAGTCAAAGTTGGCTGTTCCTAATGCTTTTGCTGCATTGGCTTTGGCTATTTCTAACAACTCCATTCGATCtacaaaaggaaacacaaaatgtTCATTTATCCGATAGCATTTCtccaaaaaaactcaaaatcacAAACTGTTTTTACACTAGtaatataaagatatttaaacAGTATCTCCACGTATAAAATATACTTCTATTTATGGAAAGAGAATTCTACCTCTTTTGTTTAGCAAAGTATGCATCCCTCAATAATCAAAGCTTGGTCAATAAATCAGTAGCATTTTGAGAGCTGGTCCACCCAGAACTGCCCTCCACCGACCCATTTAACACGCACGGTGTTAAGCCCTTAGAGGGTAAAAaaaagttgtccattttaaaacTGGGTGCCAACCATACCGGAGCTTTAACTATTAACCCGCTGGGGTCCTTCCTCTTTCCCCGAAGGCCTCTCCAACGACTCACCTTTCTCGCTCAAACGAAAGGGGGTTGGGCTCCGCGACCTGCTCCGGGATCGCCCCCTCCAGCTTCTGCGCTCCTCGGGGTAGACTGTGCGGCCGAAGCCGTAGTAGCGGCGGCCTCGCGCGATGGCGTAGGCCCTCCGGTAATACAAGCGGCCGCGGGAGCGGCTGCGAGACCGGTAGGACCTCCGGGTGGAGCCTGAGTGCCTCTCCCGGTACCGGCGGCTGCGGGAACGCGAGTGGCTCCGCGAGTAGGAGCGCGAGTAGCGCCGGTACCTCCTCTGATGGCGCCTTCGGGAGCGAGACCTGGAGCGGCTCCTCCGCCCGGGCGGGCTGCGGCTCCGGGACCACGACCGGCTCGAGGCGCTGGAACGGGACGGAGAGCGGCTCCCGGAGGCCGACGATGGTCGGCTGCACGGGCCCGACCGCAAGGACGAGGGCGAGGCCTTGGGCGGCGAACTCGGCCACAGGTCGTTCACGTAGCTGGACATCTCGGCCGGCAGCTAACCTTTCTACGAATACCCCTTCCCAAAAACTCAGTTCCTAAAAACAAacgaggaaaaaaaacaaaagttaagtTCCGGAAGTGAGTCCCGAAGGCGGTCCCGGGTCAAGGAGAAAACTAGCATCCTGGCTTCCAGGCAGTGGCGCCGCCTGCGGCCAGCCTTCCCGCCCTGCCACCTTCCTTCCCCCACCCGCGGGGCTCACAGAGGACAGAGGCCCGGGTATACACACGTCTTGAGGTACTCGCGGGGGCACCCCGTCACCAGAAGACCCACCACAGGCCGTCGACGCCTCACTCAATAAGAGAAAGGCCCAACGCACGCCTTCCTGCAGAAGCTAAGGACGAAGAGGTTTTCACTATTCTTCCCCAAACGAAGACTCACAAACTCCACGTCCGACGGGCTGACACGATTTGAACAGAGCGACAGCAGACGCATCTAAAACACCAGGAGCTGGCGCTCGGCGCGTGCGCAAAGACGTTGCGTGATGGGCGTGGCTCTTCTCGTCCAACTGCCGCTCTTCTCTCTGCCCGTCCAGCCCCACCCTCCGCCTCGCCCATTGGCCTCTGAGATGCGCTTGCGCGCCCAAGCAAGGAAGGCGGGCGCGGACACGCATTCGCTCCATCCGGGTATCAGCCTCTGGCTGTTTGCGTTTTCGGCTGTAAGTGGGGGGGAAATGAGGCAGCAACGCGCGGGTTACACTAGTTGCTGGGGCTTTATGCCCGGCCAATGTTGACTGGGGCGTGGTCTCCTCTTCTGGGAAGCTGCAGGCTCGGGGTGTGCCTCCCGGGACCCTTATTGGCCACTTCCTCCTGACCAGTGTCCGGAAGGTGGGCCGCCCTCTTGAGACGTCACAGAAAGCGTGTCATTGCGTGCTTTATATTAGAAAATGTGTCTTGGCTAGAAAAAGTAAGAAAGGTAAAGACAGAATGCAGAGACactcatcagtttagttcagtcgctcagtcgtgtccgactctttgcgaccccatgaatcgcatagCTGACCTTTAATTTACTGAAGGTTCAGAATGACGTCTGAGATTATTCCAATTATTATTTTGGTGCTACAAATTAAACACTGATGACTTTTATTTCCAAGGATGTATAAGTAGGATACATGttagacatcagttcagttcagtcgcttagtcgtgtctgacttgtaaccccatggattgcagcacaccaggcgtccctgtccatcaccaactcctgaagtccactcaaactcatttccattgagtcggggatgccacccagccatctcat is a genomic window of Muntiacus reevesi chromosome 3, mMunRee1.1, whole genome shotgun sequence containing:
- the RSRP1 gene encoding arginine/serine-rich protein 1, coding for MSSYVNDLWPSSPPKASPSSLRSGPCSRPSSASGSRSPSRSSASSRSWSRSRSPPGRRSRSRSRSRRRHQRRYRRYSRSYSRSHSRSRSRRYRERHSGSTRRSYRSRSRSRGRLYYRRAYAIARGRRYYGFGRTVYPEERRSWRGRSRSRSRSPTPFRLSEKDRMELLEIAKANAAKALGTANFDLPASLRSVPVSKERNQETAVLNNGAKSELSDKLTEDGIKNASEKSYQQKSIAFSSNNSVAKPMLQKSVKATAEENSSGSPKIDKKKSPYGLWIPV